The following coding sequences lie in one Candidatus Bathyarchaeia archaeon genomic window:
- a CDS encoding mannonate dehydratase: protein MVKMRFAVILPFGDIYDTKNLILMRQLGCTDVIGHGPPTPKGSEVWEYGDIVQIKRHVESYGLKLEVLEDGPPIEKIIYNLPGKEQQLENFCKSLENLGKAGIKVIKPQHMPPVPNMIWRTEIDKPTRGGATSTAFDYSLVKDIPPTVRFGSYREEDIWKNLEYFLKNVVPTAEEAGVVITFHPDDPPISPIQGFPRILRSVEAFDKLLNIVPSDNVGVCFCQGCFAEMGVDVPAAIRHFGRKKKIFFAHFRNVVGSVHEPGGFQEIFHDDPAGRVDMFEAMKAYYEVGFEGPMRPDHAPKTIADLLFECLLGGHPGYYMIGKVLALGYMKGLAEAIEKTFFKEKY, encoded by the coding sequence ATGGTTAAAATGCGGTTCGCTGTGATTCTCCCCTTCGGCGATATCTATGACACAAAGAACCTGATTCTCATGAGACAATTGGGCTGTACAGATGTTATAGGTCACGGGCCTCCAACGCCAAAAGGCTCGGAAGTCTGGGAGTACGGAGACATAGTCCAAATTAAGAGACATGTTGAAAGCTATGGTTTAAAGCTGGAGGTGCTTGAAGACGGCCCTCCGATAGAGAAGATAATATATAATCTGCCAGGAAAAGAGCAGCAGCTCGAAAACTTCTGTAAATCGTTAGAGAACTTGGGTAAGGCAGGTATAAAGGTTATAAAGCCGCAACATATGCCTCCGGTTCCAAACATGATTTGGAGGACTGAGATTGATAAGCCGACTAGAGGAGGGGCAACTTCAACAGCCTTCGATTACAGCCTTGTTAAGGATATCCCGCCAACCGTTAGATTCGGCTCATATAGGGAAGAGGACATTTGGAAGAACCTTGAGTACTTCCTGAAGAATGTTGTTCCAACGGCCGAGGAAGCTGGCGTTGTAATAACGTTTCATCCGGATGACCCTCCAATATCTCCTATTCAAGGTTTTCCGCGAATACTTAGAAGCGTAGAAGCTTTCGATAAGCTACTCAATATTGTTCCTAGCGATAACGTTGGCGTATGTTTCTGCCAGGGATGTTTCGCGGAAATGGGAGTTGATGTTCCAGCAGCAATAAGGCATTTTGGTAGAAAAAAGAAAATTTTCTTTGCCCACTTTAGAAACGTTGTAGGTTCAGTACATGAGCCCGGCGGCTTTCAAGAAATCTTCCACGATGATCCGGCTGGTAGAGTCGATATGTTTGAAGCCATGAAAGCCTACTATGAGGTTGGGTTTGAGGGGCCTATGAGACCTGACCATGCGCCAAAAACCATAGCTGACCTGCTCTTCGAATGTCTCCTTGGAGGGCACCCCGGATACTACATGATAGGAAAGGTTCTTGCCCTCGGATATATGAAGGGGCTTGCTGAAGCTATCGAGAAAACATTCTTTAAAGAAAAATATTAG
- the hacA gene encoding homoaconitase large subunit has protein sequence MGKTLSEKIFSFASGKDVYAGDIVIAKVDAAMAHDGTALLAIEAFKEMGGKNLWDPSKVVLAIDHVAPSSNENFSRVHKVMREFARMYGAVLYEAGSGICHQIMVESGLVYPGSLIVGADSHTCTYGALGAFATGIGSTEMAAVFMSGRLWFKVPETLKIEVDGSLSPMVLPKDVILKIIGIVGADGATYKAIEYRGAAVREMSVDGRLTLCNMAVEMGAKTGMVEPDNKTLEFIRGLGNKEYRALKSDEDAEYAEKINLNVSDLEPMISCPHAVDNVKPVKDVEGKEVDQVFLGSCTNGRLEDLRIAAEILKGRKIKESVRMIVAPASKSIYLQALKEGLIEIFVRAGCIVCNPGCGPCAGAHQGILAPGEVCLSTSNRNFKGRMGSTDAEIYLASPATAAVTALEGKITDPRILLRR, from the coding sequence ATGGGGAAAACGCTCTCAGAAAAGATATTTAGCTTTGCGTCCGGGAAGGATGTTTATGCTGGCGACATCGTGATAGCAAAGGTTGACGCAGCTATGGCTCATGATGGAACCGCGCTTCTAGCAATCGAAGCCTTTAAAGAAATGGGTGGTAAAAATCTTTGGGATCCGTCAAAGGTTGTTTTAGCCATAGACCATGTTGCCCCCAGCTCTAATGAAAATTTCTCAAGAGTACACAAGGTTATGCGTGAATTTGCACGTATGTATGGAGCCGTTCTCTACGAGGCTGGATCTGGAATATGCCACCAAATCATGGTTGAATCCGGGCTTGTCTATCCAGGGTCGCTTATTGTTGGCGCGGACTCGCATACATGCACGTATGGCGCTTTAGGAGCCTTCGCAACAGGTATAGGTTCAACAGAGATGGCGGCGGTGTTCATGTCTGGACGGTTATGGTTTAAGGTTCCGGAAACCTTAAAGATTGAAGTGGATGGCTCTTTATCACCGATGGTTTTGCCCAAAGACGTCATATTAAAAATAATTGGGATTGTTGGAGCTGATGGTGCAACATATAAAGCCATAGAATATCGCGGGGCGGCGGTTAGGGAAATGAGCGTTGATGGGCGCTTAACATTATGTAACATGGCTGTTGAAATGGGCGCTAAAACCGGCATGGTGGAGCCCGATAACAAAACACTGGAATTTATACGCGGTTTAGGAAATAAGGAATATAGAGCGTTGAAGAGCGATGAGGATGCTGAGTATGCTGAGAAAATTAACCTTAACGTTTCAGACCTTGAGCCCATGATCAGCTGTCCACACGCGGTTGATAATGTGAAACCTGTTAAGGATGTCGAAGGAAAGGAGGTTGATCAAGTGTTTCTCGGCTCATGTACGAATGGGCGCCTAGAGGATTTAAGAATAGCGGCTGAAATACTTAAGGGGAGAAAGATTAAGGAGAGCGTTCGCATGATAGTGGCTCCCGCATCCAAAAGCATATATCTGCAAGCTCTAAAGGAGGGGTTAATAGAAATCTTTGTGAGGGCGGGCTGCATAGTTTGCAACCCGGGATGCGGGCCATGCGCGGGTGCGCATCAAGGGATACTTGCCCCGGGAGAGGTATGCTTATCAACTTCTAACAGAAACTTTAAGGGTAGAATGGGCAGTACCGATGCGGAAATATATTTGGCTTCTCCGGCAACAGCGGCGGTGACTGCCCTAGAAGGAAAAATAACCGACCCGAGAATATTATTGAGGCGTTAG
- a CDS encoding 3-isopropylmalate dehydratase small subunit: protein MDASIKGRVWKFGDNINTDLIIAGKYKLSITNIDELSKHAMEALIPGFAEKVKEGDIIAAGKNFGCGSSREQAPLVLKRIGIGAVIAESFARIFYRNAINIGLPALECKEAYRIADGDILYVDLAKGYIRNLTRNETYGVKPMPPALLEILVNGGLVNYVKKYGRLPW from the coding sequence TTGGATGCCAGCATTAAGGGTCGTGTTTGGAAGTTTGGCGACAACATAAATACGGATCTAATTATTGCTGGAAAATATAAGCTGAGCATAACCAATATAGATGAGCTGTCAAAACATGCTATGGAGGCTTTAATACCTGGTTTCGCCGAGAAGGTGAAAGAAGGCGATATTATCGCGGCCGGGAAAAATTTTGGATGTGGCTCAAGCCGCGAGCAGGCTCCGTTAGTTTTAAAGCGTATAGGCATAGGCGCGGTTATAGCTGAGTCATTTGCCCGAATATTTTATAGGAATGCGATAAACATAGGGCTGCCAGCCCTTGAGTGCAAGGAAGCGTACAGGATAGCGGATGGGGACATCTTATACGTGGATCTCGCCAAGGGATATATAAGGAACTTAACTCGTAACGAAACCTATGGAGTTAAACCCATGCCACCAGCCTTGTTAGAGATCTTGGTTAACGGTGGTCTAGTAAACTATGTTAAAAAATATGGTAGATTACCATGGTAG
- a CDS encoding glycoside hydrolase family 172 protein yields MDAWLIREGEKKTIADIEGPACIKHIWMTLGIPQEDYLRRIVLRFYWDNCPEPSIECPIGDFFGMGHGMRKNFVSLPLQMSPQDGKGFNSWWPMPFKNRAIIEVENQGEKEYWHYFYIDYEIYSSIKDVEDLAYFHVQWRREADTDGWAYRERLSPQTMTRDPRWYNRDGKHNYVILEAEGNGIYCGAHLDIDCFVRNPDDWYGEGDDMVFIDGEEWPPSIHGTGTEDWFNCAYGPQQEYNAPYHGVILYSGTKGWPWKRKQTVYRYYIEDPIRFYKSIKATIEHGHANTLTLDISSTAYYYLSEPKRGGPPLPPVKNRLPRPDEEIYVPEK; encoded by the coding sequence ATGGATGCTTGGTTGATTAGGGAAGGTGAGAAAAAGACTATAGCCGACATTGAGGGGCCAGCGTGCATTAAGCATATCTGGATGACGCTTGGAATCCCGCAGGAAGACTATCTACGCAGGATAGTTTTAAGGTTCTACTGGGACAATTGCCCTGAGCCGAGCATTGAGTGCCCTATAGGAGACTTCTTTGGTATGGGCCATGGGATGCGGAAGAACTTCGTTTCTTTACCGCTTCAAATGAGCCCTCAGGATGGAAAGGGATTTAATTCATGGTGGCCTATGCCATTCAAAAATAGGGCTATTATAGAGGTTGAAAACCAAGGCGAAAAAGAATATTGGCATTACTTCTACATTGACTATGAGATTTATAGCTCTATTAAAGATGTCGAAGATTTAGCGTACTTTCACGTTCAATGGAGGCGAGAGGCGGATACTGATGGATGGGCTTATAGAGAAAGGCTTAGCCCACAGACAATGACGAGGGATCCCAGATGGTATAATAGGGATGGCAAACATAACTACGTGATTCTTGAAGCTGAGGGGAACGGCATATACTGCGGTGCACATTTAGATATAGATTGCTTCGTCCGGAACCCAGATGATTGGTACGGTGAAGGCGATGACATGGTTTTCATCGATGGCGAAGAGTGGCCCCCATCAATCCACGGAACTGGAACAGAGGACTGGTTTAACTGCGCCTATGGCCCGCAACAAGAATATAATGCCCCATATCATGGCGTAATCCTGTATAGCGGAACAAAAGGATGGCCTTGGAAGAGAAAGCAGACCGTTTACCGCTACTATATTGAAGATCCGATTAGATTTTATAAGAGCATAAAGGCGACAATTGAACATGGCCACGCAAACACCCTAACCCTAGATATTTCGAGCACAGCCTACTACTACCTATCAGAGCCGAAAAGAGGAGGCCCTCCATTACCACCGGTTAAGAATAGGCTGCCTAGGCCTGACGAAGAAATATATGTGCCGGAAAAATAG
- a CDS encoding MoaD/ThiS family protein, whose amino-acid sequence MGIKIRMLGVLKKVSGRDEVSLNLDGELKIKEIIKRILEEINTLGDVLLDPELKDPRPNTIILVNGKDINLIDCLETRIKDGDEIVLIPVVHGG is encoded by the coding sequence ATGGGAATTAAAATTCGAATGTTAGGGGTGCTGAAAAAAGTCTCTGGAAGGGATGAGGTATCTCTTAATTTAGATGGAGAATTAAAGATTAAGGAGATCATTAAAAGAATTTTAGAGGAGATAAACACGCTAGGAGATGTCTTGCTAGATCCAGAGTTGAAGGATCCGCGCCCTAACACGATAATACTTGTCAACGGTAAGGATATAAATCTGATAGATTGTTTAGAAACGCGGATTAAAGATGGAGACGAAATAGTCCTTATCCCCGTCGTGCATGGCGGTTAG
- a CDS encoding GIY-YIG nuclease family protein: MLTFGSGLYAYVGSAQSSLEKRVARHFSKEKRIFWHIDYLLNNEHVKILGVFFKAAPKTEECLLARAMGELYKPVKSFGSSDCGCLSHLFEIDDCEGLSEFLRRMGLTTLKL, translated from the coding sequence GTGCTAACCTTCGGTAGCGGGCTCTACGCTTACGTAGGTTCAGCTCAAAGCAGCTTAGAGAAAAGGGTGGCTAGACATTTCAGCAAAGAGAAACGGATATTTTGGCATATAGATTACCTGCTTAATAATGAGCATGTAAAGATTCTAGGCGTATTTTTTAAGGCGGCTCCAAAAACTGAGGAATGCTTATTGGCGAGGGCCATGGGCGAACTATATAAGCCAGTGAAAAGTTTTGGCTCATCGGATTGTGGTTGCCTGAGCCACCTATTTGAAATAGACGATTGTGAAGGCCTCAGCGAATTTTTAAGAAGAATGGGGTTAACAACCTTAAAATTATAG
- the rimI gene encoding ribosomal protein S18-alanine N-acetyltransferase, protein MVNIYYSVLSHLVIRKAEKSDLKRLYEIEVRCFREDAFPYSFIERFVEDPEFITLAAILENKIVGFIVASIEIFKSERVGHIYSINVEPEYRRRGIGSRLLESMEESLRKRGAKACYLEARKDNIAAINLYLKHKYSVVGILRNYYGAGSDGIKFMKVLE, encoded by the coding sequence ATGGTCAACATATATTATAGTGTGCTCAGTCATCTAGTAATAAGGAAAGCTGAGAAATCAGACTTAAAAAGATTATATGAGATAGAGGTTAGATGCTTCCGCGAAGACGCTTTTCCATATTCTTTTATAGAGCGGTTTGTTGAGGATCCTGAGTTTATAACGTTAGCTGCCATATTGGAGAATAAAATTGTCGGGTTTATAGTGGCTTCTATAGAGATTTTTAAGAGTGAACGTGTTGGACACATATATTCCATAAATGTTGAGCCTGAATATAGGCGAAGAGGCATAGGGTCGCGCCTGTTAGAATCAATGGAGGAAAGTTTAAGGAAGCGTGGAGCTAAAGCATGTTATCTAGAAGCGCGTAAGGATAATATTGCCGCCATAAACCTATACCTTAAGCACAAATATTCTGTCGTCGGGATTTTAAGAAATTATTACGGTGCTGGAAGCGACGGGATAAAATTTATGAAAGTTTTAGAGTAA
- a CDS encoding DUF4342 domain-containing protein, whose protein sequence is MVYCIRCGKEISGDANYCPYCGAPQKEVKRTVYEVSSDDLINRIKEIIHKGNVTKIIVKNEKDETLLEMPVTVGLVGALLAPWVAALGVIAALVAKCKIVVEEKE, encoded by the coding sequence ATGGTTTATTGCATAAGGTGTGGTAAAGAAATATCTGGGGATGCAAATTACTGCCCATATTGCGGGGCACCGCAAAAAGAAGTAAAAAGAACAGTTTACGAGGTTTCGTCGGACGATCTAATAAACAGAATAAAGGAGATAATTCACAAAGGAAACGTCACCAAGATAATAGTTAAGAATGAAAAGGATGAAACTCTCCTTGAGATGCCGGTAACGGTCGGCCTAGTAGGTGCCTTGTTAGCCCCTTGGGTGGCAGCTTTAGGCGTCATAGCGGCTTTGGTAGCGAAATGTAAAATAGTTGTTGAGGAAAAAGAGTAG
- a CDS encoding glycerophosphodiester phosphodiesterase family protein gives MLELKIGHRGAKAYEPENTIRSFKRALELGVNAIELDVRRTKDGELVVIHDAEVDRTTSGKGLVSELTLREIKELSTEKGEKIPTLEEALDFLDRKVRILIELKEIGTEDKVLEIVRKRDLEDNVIIISFHEEALRRIRELSDSVKTGLIYVKHKDPIKTALSLKAQYLFPMYRFVHSSFVKKAHENGLKVVVWTINTPEEAREYAEKGVDGIASDRPDILKDIK, from the coding sequence ATGCTAGAGCTGAAGATTGGTCATCGAGGCGCTAAAGCATATGAGCCTGAAAACACTATACGCAGTTTTAAAAGAGCCTTAGAGTTAGGCGTGAACGCTATTGAACTTGACGTGAGAAGAACCAAAGACGGTGAGTTAGTGGTTATCCATGACGCGGAAGTTGACAGAACAACGAGCGGTAAAGGATTAGTTAGCGAATTAACGCTCAGGGAGATCAAGGAGCTGTCTACTGAGAAAGGCGAAAAGATACCAACCTTAGAAGAAGCCCTTGATTTTCTCGACAGAAAAGTGAGAATACTTATAGAATTAAAGGAGATCGGAACAGAGGATAAAGTCCTAGAGATCGTTAGGAAGAGGGATTTAGAGGACAACGTGATAATAATCTCATTCCATGAGGAAGCCCTTAGAAGAATTAGAGAATTGAGTGATAGCGTCAAAACCGGTTTAATCTACGTGAAGCACAAAGATCCAATAAAAACTGCTCTATCGCTTAAGGCACAGTATCTGTTTCCAATGTATAGATTCGTCCACTCATCCTTCGTTAAAAAGGCCCATGAGAACGGCCTAAAAGTTGTTGTATGGACAATAAATACTCCGGAAGAAGCTCGGGAGTATGCCGAAAAAGGTGTTGATGGAATAGCTAGCGATAGGCCCGACATACTGAAAGACATAAAATAA
- a CDS encoding glycoside hydrolase family 38 C-terminal domain-containing protein, with translation MNCPLKHVKEGSSLNNSKGTFEKIVDGLRRRYESLTGYRSQLSWKFYQGEALEAYDPNFDDSRWQQAKLPMVFDARKGEGWLRCKITVPEKIDGIEVPGSVVKLHSSAILGKSEVFVDGRRVLSADYWLELRPRVILDERTESGKTYVVAIHLFPKHEPIHVPQFYVTYSNIEKIAFEIESFIEEIRFARVLNKDFTDKILEKFDLSAIEGSFQHLLNEIDKVRREISPLSAEAKKFRVHLVAHAHIDMNWLWPWEDTLNTIKNTFSTMVNLMDKYGDFHFSQSQAVTYKTVEESFPDLFERIRQYVTRGNWDVTASMWVEADLNMAGTEALLRQFLYAKHYVYEKFNVKTEVCWEPDTFGHIWTLPQILRKFSIKYYYFMRCGKGHPIFWWEGPDGSRVLAFTSIYNNFVAPRNIIDLVLDLYERYGLKTSMFVYGAGDHGGGAMVEDIENTYEMRKKPTLPDLVFSSTHRFFNEVRKEIEDRGLLIPVINDELQFTFDGCYTTHGDVKKYNRLCESLLIDAEKICAITGSGDKSDLKGLWLKMLFNQFHDILDGSGSPEAYIYPINLYQETFEAAKNLIDLKVTNFSKKIKYSRAGIPIIVFNTLSWDRTDIVRVKVPKNLLPKNAVAISYDGKERRPIQIHEDELLFLASVPPLGYKVYYIVEEPSTEENSSSLLVQHNLLENDHFKIEINEGSGTIKTLYDKVNGRFVFKEERYPYTKPVFSNLMQILYETPHPMSAWIIGPISRVENLIRGAKTEVIEKGPVRATIKVSWKHSNSEITQYISLYNGLPRIDLRMLINWQELADDETDAPMLKVSYTPMLNMSKATFEIPFGYIERVPDGTEYPALRWVDLSDDEYGLSIISTCKHGFDVKGNTVRMTLVRTSYSPDPKPDQGIHEITYALYPHKNDWKRALTFRRGWELNHPLIAYAVPDRREHGSADEEMSFINVKPSNIVVSCFKEAEEGNSLVVRVYDASGEGGLMEIQFSFSVKEAYEADLMEEPIRPLETLDNKIRLQINPFEIKTLLIKPS, from the coding sequence ATGAATTGCCCCCTAAAACACGTGAAGGAAGGGTCATCGCTGAATAACAGCAAGGGAACGTTTGAAAAAATCGTTGATGGTTTAAGGAGAAGATACGAGAGTTTAACTGGGTACAGAAGCCAGCTTTCCTGGAAATTTTATCAAGGTGAAGCCCTAGAAGCCTATGATCCCAACTTTGATGATTCACGATGGCAGCAAGCTAAGTTACCTATGGTATTTGATGCTCGGAAAGGTGAAGGGTGGCTTAGATGTAAAATAACTGTCCCAGAAAAAATTGATGGAATAGAGGTTCCGGGATCTGTTGTAAAACTTCATTCATCAGCAATACTCGGTAAAAGCGAGGTGTTCGTTGACGGGCGACGTGTTTTAAGTGCAGACTATTGGCTGGAGCTCAGACCAAGAGTAATTTTAGACGAGAGAACAGAGTCTGGAAAAACCTATGTTGTAGCGATACATTTATTTCCGAAGCATGAACCAATCCATGTACCGCAATTCTACGTGACCTATAGCAACATTGAAAAGATAGCGTTTGAAATAGAGTCTTTCATAGAAGAAATTAGATTCGCAAGGGTTTTAAACAAAGATTTTACAGATAAAATATTGGAAAAATTCGATCTTAGCGCCATTGAAGGAAGTTTTCAGCATCTGCTGAATGAGATTGATAAGGTTCGAAGGGAGATTTCGCCTCTCTCTGCTGAGGCAAAAAAATTTAGGGTTCATTTGGTGGCTCATGCTCACATAGATATGAACTGGCTTTGGCCTTGGGAAGATACGCTCAACACCATTAAAAATACTTTTTCCACGATGGTTAATCTAATGGACAAATATGGCGATTTTCACTTCTCGCAGAGCCAGGCGGTAACTTATAAGACCGTTGAAGAGAGTTTCCCAGATTTATTTGAGAGGATAAGGCAATATGTTACGAGGGGTAACTGGGATGTAACTGCATCTATGTGGGTTGAAGCGGACTTAAACATGGCTGGCACTGAAGCACTACTGAGACAATTCTTATACGCAAAACATTATGTTTACGAGAAATTTAATGTGAAAACTGAGGTCTGTTGGGAGCCGGATACATTTGGCCACATATGGACCCTGCCACAGATTTTAAGAAAATTCAGTATAAAATACTACTATTTTATGCGCTGTGGTAAAGGTCATCCTATTTTCTGGTGGGAGGGGCCCGACGGATCAAGGGTTTTAGCTTTCACAAGCATTTATAATAATTTTGTGGCTCCGAGAAACATAATAGATCTAGTTTTAGATCTCTACGAGCGCTACGGCCTTAAAACCAGCATGTTTGTCTATGGCGCAGGCGACCACGGTGGAGGAGCTATGGTGGAAGATATCGAGAACACGTATGAGATGCGGAAAAAACCCACCTTACCAGACTTAGTTTTTAGTTCAACACATAGATTCTTTAATGAAGTTAGAAAAGAGATCGAAGATCGAGGTTTACTAATACCAGTCATTAATGATGAACTACAGTTCACTTTTGATGGATGCTACACTACTCATGGCGACGTCAAAAAATATAATAGGCTGTGTGAATCTCTACTCATTGACGCTGAGAAAATATGCGCTATAACCGGATCCGGCGATAAGAGTGATTTGAAGGGCTTATGGTTAAAAATGCTCTTTAACCAATTCCATGATATTCTTGATGGGAGTGGAAGCCCTGAAGCATATATATACCCAATAAATCTCTATCAGGAAACGTTTGAAGCTGCCAAAAACTTAATAGATCTTAAGGTGACGAACTTCTCTAAAAAGATAAAGTATTCGAGAGCTGGCATACCCATAATCGTCTTCAACACTCTTTCTTGGGATAGAACAGATATAGTGAGAGTAAAGGTTCCTAAGAATCTTCTTCCAAAGAATGCTGTCGCAATATCTTATGATGGTAAGGAAAGGCGACCGATTCAGATCCACGAAGATGAATTATTATTTTTAGCCAGCGTTCCACCACTAGGTTACAAAGTATATTATATAGTTGAAGAACCTTCCACTGAAGAAAACAGTTCAAGCTTACTAGTCCAACATAATCTGCTTGAGAACGACCACTTTAAGATCGAGATAAATGAGGGTTCAGGCACAATAAAAACGCTGTATGATAAGGTGAACGGAAGGTTTGTATTCAAGGAGGAGCGGTACCCCTACACTAAACCCGTATTCAGCAATTTAATGCAAATTTTATATGAGACGCCTCATCCAATGTCGGCATGGATAATCGGGCCAATATCTCGTGTAGAGAATCTTATAAGGGGGGCTAAAACAGAGGTCATAGAGAAAGGTCCAGTAAGAGCTACGATCAAGGTCTCTTGGAAGCATAGCAACTCTGAAATTACCCAATATATAAGTCTCTATAACGGTTTGCCTCGAATAGATCTCCGGATGCTAATTAATTGGCAGGAGTTAGCGGATGATGAAACTGACGCTCCCATGCTTAAGGTCTCCTATACACCCATGCTTAACATGTCTAAAGCCACGTTTGAGATACCTTTTGGATACATTGAAAGGGTTCCGGATGGAACCGAGTATCCCGCGCTGAGATGGGTTGATCTATCCGATGACGAGTATGGTCTAAGCATAATAAGTACCTGCAAGCACGGGTTCGATGTGAAAGGTAATACTGTGAGAATGACGCTTGTCAGAACCAGCTATAGTCCCGATCCTAAGCCTGATCAGGGAATTCATGAAATAACTTACGCGTTATACCCGCATAAAAACGATTGGAAGAGGGCGCTGACATTTAGAAGAGGGTGGGAGCTAAACCATCCACTAATAGCATACGCGGTTCCAGATCGGAGAGAGCATGGCAGCGCAGATGAGGAGATGAGCTTCATCAACGTTAAGCCAAGCAACATAGTCGTTTCATGCTTTAAGGAGGCTGAGGAAGGAAACAGCTTGGTGGTTAGGGTTTACGATGCTTCTGGCGAAGGAGGCCTGATGGAAATACAATTTAGTTTTAGTGTAAAGGAGGCTTATGAAGCGGATTTAATGGAGGAGCCAATAAGACCTCTCGAAACTCTCGATAATAAAATTAGGCTACAGATCAATCCATTTGAAATAAAGACTTTGCTAATTAAACCCTCTTGA
- a CDS encoding Gfo/Idh/MocA family oxidoreductase, whose product MPEEKEVGFVRMGKVAGEVKEIKEIGVGLLGYAFMGKAHANAYIKMPIFFYPPPAKPRLVAIFGRTEKAVAEAAKRYGFEKYYTDWRALIKDENVEIVDNGLPNNMHAPPIIEAAESGKHVLCEKPLATTVKEAEEMYRAAEKAGVKHMTAFNYRFVPAIRLSKRLIDEGYIGKILQFRAVYLQEWIMDPNFPLVWRLRKDVAGAGALGDLGSHIIDLARFLIGEISSVCGMTETFIKERPLPEDPSKKGQVDVDDAFISLVRFKNGAIGSLEASRFCAGRKNYQRIEIHGTEGTICFNLERLNELEVYSRKDPADRMGFRNILVTETVHPYIEYWWPHGHIIGWEHTFVHEIHHFIDCVVNDKPIAPLGATFYDGLKCQEVMEAILDSAEKGRWINVPE is encoded by the coding sequence ATGCCTGAGGAGAAGGAAGTAGGTTTCGTAAGGATGGGTAAGGTTGCAGGCGAAGTGAAGGAGATTAAGGAGATAGGCGTAGGCTTACTTGGCTACGCATTTATGGGTAAAGCTCACGCAAACGCGTATATAAAGATGCCAATATTCTTCTATCCTCCCCCTGCGAAGCCAAGATTAGTAGCAATATTTGGAAGGACTGAGAAAGCTGTTGCTGAGGCCGCTAAAAGATATGGGTTCGAGAAATATTATACTGACTGGAGGGCGCTGATTAAAGACGAAAACGTTGAGATAGTGGACAACGGATTGCCGAACAATATGCATGCCCCTCCAATTATCGAAGCTGCTGAAAGTGGGAAGCATGTTCTTTGCGAAAAACCTCTGGCAACCACCGTGAAAGAAGCTGAAGAAATGTATAGGGCGGCTGAGAAGGCCGGGGTCAAACACATGACGGCTTTCAACTACCGATTTGTTCCGGCAATAAGATTATCTAAAAGACTTATCGATGAGGGTTACATTGGAAAGATTCTACAGTTTAGAGCTGTTTACCTTCAGGAGTGGATTATGGATCCCAATTTCCCACTTGTTTGGAGACTTCGTAAGGATGTAGCGGGGGCAGGAGCCCTAGGGGACTTAGGCTCACACATAATAGATTTGGCCAGGTTCCTTATCGGGGAAATTTCCTCTGTCTGCGGTATGACGGAGACATTTATTAAAGAACGTCCATTGCCAGAAGACCCATCAAAGAAAGGGCAGGTTGATGTCGATGACGCCTTCATCTCACTTGTCAGATTTAAGAATGGGGCGATAGGCAGCTTAGAGGCTTCAAGGTTCTGCGCTGGAAGGAAAAACTACCAGAGAATAGAAATTCATGGCACAGAGGGCACAATATGCTTTAACCTTGAGAGACTAAACGAGCTAGAAGTATATTCGAGAAAAGACCCTGCAGATAGAATGGGTTTCAGAAATATCTTGGTCACGGAGACCGTTCATCCATATATCGAATACTGGTGGCCTCACGGCCACATAATTGGATGGGAGCACACATTTGTCCATGAGATCCATCACTTCATAGATTGCGTAGTTAACGATAAGCCGATTGCACCTTTAGGCGCAACCTTCTATGATGGATTAAAGTGCCAAGAGGTTATGGAGGCAATACTAGATTCCGCAGAGAAAGGCAGATGGATAAATGTCCCTGAATGA